The Neurospora crassa OR74A linkage group I, whole genome shotgun sequence genome segment GGCGCCGCCGACCTGTacaccatcaacatcctcgAGTCCGGCCGCGACAGGCTGGCGCTCACCAGTGCCGCTGCCTCGCTCGCCCGGATGGCGGGCTGGGTTCCTCTTGTCGCTGGTGGGTTGTGGTTGATGCTATAAGTtgccttcccccccccccctgggaaaaaaaaaaaaaaaaaaaaaaaaaaaaaaaaaaaaaaaacatcggTTCGATGGATGTTCATATGGGGCAAAATGAGAAGCGGGTTCGGATCCAAATGATACGATGACACTCAAGAAAGGGAGATGATGATTACTAAAAACAccgaccaacaacaactcaaaGAGGTCGGGTGGTTGGGTGACTGAGATGCGCTGAGATGAGATAATGCGAGGAGATAACAACCTTGAGGTTGTCTGTGTGGCTATTAGGcgccaacgacaacaacgagaaGCAAGGTATCGATTATTTGGAGGACGGATCGATTTGTCCACTAGGCGTTTATCTGGGAagcaggaaaggaaaggtGGATTGGAACCATTTTTTTGTTACAAGATTCCCTAGCGCGGGCGACGGCAGGCGCGCGTTTTCAGTTCTTTATTCTGTCGATTTGTATGtacctctttcctctttcatcCTCTGCTATTCTCGCGACTATGAAATGAACAAATACTGAACCCGGTTGGTATGAACTACTGGTGTCTTAGTGAACGTTTCCCGAGTGTACTGTTTGTTGCTTGACGCAAAAGCCTTCCACTTGACCACAATCACTTGACAATGACATTGTTTCTGGGTTTATGCATTGACCATGGTTTTGACAAAACtgaaataggtaggtaccatcATCACAGATTTCACTCAACTCTTCGTCTCATCCGCTCACTGCACCGTTTGATCACATCAGATGATCGGTTCGGCAAACAGCCGGGCGCCTACTCGAACATGTCATCGAAAGATACCTACTGCAACCGTCATATACGCGGCGAGACGATAAGCACGTATTAGCGCACAACCCATGACCAAGTGGTCAGAGTTCAAGATCATCTGTATCTACTGAACGTGCTCAGCTCTACGCCGGCTAGGCTCACTGGTGCTAGATGGTAACTGCATTGACCGCCGTCAAATAATCCCTCCATCTCAACACCCCTTACTATATTGATATCAGATCCAGGCATTCACTCCTTTCCGACATCCTCACGCCCGAATATACGAGAGACACTCCTGAATAACGTCCTTGAGGCGCTGCTCCCGAGTCTGCCCGATCACCGGAGTCAACCAAGCATCAACTCCCTGCTTCTTCGCCTCCGCTACCGGCTGTGGGCCAATAGAAAGAACCATGCCGAGCGCCATTAGAGCGCGGAACAGGACTTCAGGATCCTTCTGCTTACGCACAGTTGCCTCAACAATCATGATGAGAAGCGCAATTTCGTCCAAGTTCGCATCCAACTTCCTGTCTCTGTAAAATAGGCAAGCAAAGTTGAAGGCCGCCGAAGTCAGGGCAATCTGGAAATTGTTGTTCTCGGCGCCAATCACGCCCTTATCCCCGTCGAGACCAACAATGTGTCCCATAAAGGACAAAATAACACCGGCCTTGCTGGCTACGAGCTTCCGGCCATCGTCAAGCTTGAAAAGGTTGAGAATGGTACGAAGAGCCATCATGACGCTGTTAGCATTTGCTTTTGTTGCGTCAAGCTTGTTGGCGATAAAGTCGCTCAGTGAGCCGTCTGCAGTTACAGTGTCCTCCACGTCAAGTGCTCCCCTGACCGCAATGTCGATGATGTCGCCATAGCGGTCGTCTGTGATGGAAGCCGCAGCAGGCCAGGCGGCGAGGCAACGAAGAATATCGAGCGCTGGCAGCCTGTCCGCGTACGGCCACTGAGTGACGAGTGTGAGGAGAATGGGTTTTGATGCGTCCAAGTTGGCCAACTTTCCGGCAGCAGAAGCTGGCTGAAGCAGCTGCTTGACAAGCTCCTCAAGAATCTCAACATTATCGGGGTTCATCGCGATATGCTTGTTCCCGGCCTGAATGTGCTTGGTGTTGAGCGTCTTGAGTCTAGCAAGGGCCGGCTCAAGTTTGCCGCTGGTCAAACTGAGGAACTCGGTATGCGGCAAGTATTTAGGCTTCGCAGGTTGACTGTCCTGGCcaggtatgtacctagagTCGGTACCGTAAGGGTCGCTCGAGGGGGCCTCATTGGCCTGTCCTAGGGTGGCACCCTGAGTATTCTGTGTGATGAAGTTGGCGACATTGTCGAGATACGAGATCGGCAGTTCATTATCACCAAGGAACTTGGTGGCCGCGTCGTACGGATTCTGCGACAGGTTGTAAGGGAGCTTCAGTGGTGGCTTGCCATCCTCAATATCCACGTCAAAGACGTAATCGTACTCTTGGCCATTGTACGACACCTTTTTGCCACTGCTACCAGCAGAATCGACGACTGTTCCGACGTGAATCCACTGTTGTTGACCTGCGTAACATGTTAGCTTGATTCACAGACTAAGGGCGGGCTAGTTGCACTCACCCATGGACCATTGGTAGGCGCCAATGgtgccatcctcctccctaaTCATCTTGATCTGGCCATCCTTGGTCCCGGAATTGGTTTGCATCCAATCCTTGGTATCAAGCTTCTCCTTGTTGATATTAGAGCCGACCTGCTGCTGTGGGATTGCCGAGCTTCGGACAGACTCTTCGAACTGGGCGATGGTTTGGGTGTCCGCTGTCCGATCAGCGCTCCGGGTAAAGACACGGACCATATTGTCGCTGGCACCGGACACAATGTCGCCATTTTCGGGACAGACGGCCACAGTCCACACCGAGATGGCAGGGTGTGTAATAGTCTGGATGCATTCGGAGCCCCTCCAGATTCTCAGAGTGCGGTCTTCTCCAGAACTGACAATTTCGCCGGTGGGTAGGGCGGCAAGTGAGTAGATGAAGCTGTCGTGGCCCTGAAGCTTTCCCACCTCTTTTCCTGACAACTTCCATAGCCGGATGACGTTATCATTACCGGCACTGGCGAAATCAGCACCGCTGGGGTGCCCCTTCAGGCCTGAGGGAAGCTTGCATAATGCGCGCACAACATCACCGGTACTGAGGGTGCGTGAAGCTTCGATTTCGAGGCCCGTAGCGCCTTTTAGTCGGAATACCCGTACGTTGTTATCGGCGCTACCGGTAATAATGGTATCCGCGTCGTATGCGAGGACTGTCCAGACACCTCTGTTGTCCATGTTATGGACGAGCACATGGGCCATCTCCCAAGTAGCAGTATTCCAAACGATCGCTTTGCCATCCCAGCTGCCAGAAACAAGCCATTTTCCGTCGGGCGAGACGTCGAGTGTGCACACATTGTGGCCATGTCCAACTAGGAGTCGCTCGGCATTGATATCAGGTGTCGCATTCGGCTTCTTGACCTCGATGATGGGCTCAGCGCCGCCTGAAACAACCAGGCCGTCGGGGTATTCGCCAGTGGGTGGGATGAAGGTGAGAGAGTTGATGTAGCCGTGACCTTGGCTAACGATAGTGTCGTCGAAGGGCGACTGGCTTGTCGCCTTGCGCCAAAGTCGAACAGTGTGGTCTCGGGAGGCAGAGAGGACGACGTTGGCTGCTGGAAAGCTAACTGCCCGAACCTGGGTGACGCACGTGTTAGCTTTGAATGACGGGTCTCTTAATCGCCGTACTGACATCAGATTCGTGGCCCTTTAGTTGGGCTGAGAGCTTGAACTCCTGCACCATctttgttgtcgttgttgttgggacCTCGGCCGATAATGATGGGTTAGAGACGGGGGCGGGGCTCAGTCGGGGCGGCGAGCGTGCTCCTTCAGTCGACAACGGGACAACGCCGGCGTACACGGGTCTCAGAAGGGCAATATAAGTCGTGGTTCGGTGCTCGAGCACGTTGAGGGTGAACTAGCACGTAAAatggaagagaaaaggatgCGCTTGATTTGTAAGGAAACCGAGGGTATACTGATGTTGGGAAAATAGAAGGAATGGGAATTGGGTCGAAGTTCCGATGGCAGGAGCGGTCCTCAGCTTCCTCCCTGCGAACCTGACAGATGACGAACTGGAGTTGCGGATACCACCGCCCGTATCGATACCGGCAGGGGCGGTTGGCGGGGCATCACTGTCGGGTCGTTGAACGTTGCCTGTGTTAGGTTCCCATCCTGTTGACGCACTGCACCTGGCAGGAGGCGGGGGAGCTTGAGCCACTGGGGCCCGGGGGGTGAGGTTGATAGTACGGACAGGAGAGGTTCGTCTGGTCAGTCAATCCTTCCCATGCCCTTTTGCTATGTACATTAGTTCAGGTGACTGAGCCTCGCCGGACTGCAATCACGTCACTTTCGTTTAGACTATTTGCCCTATCATTGTAGTTTGGAGGTGTCAAAATCCCGTCTTCAGGTATTGTAAAGGTTGACGATAGGTTGTGTACGCCTCGACTTACAAGCTCAGGTTCCAGACGTTGACTTATCATCACAGCTATTCACATACCCTAAACCCTGCAAGTTACGAGTACTTGGAAACAACACCATAGTACATTATAGTGCAGATAGTTGCCTTGATATCGGATACTTATTCGGATAAACACCTTCCTGGTCTTGAAATGGCGATAGAACCTGGGACTGTCATCGATCTGATAGCATCCGCGTTGCCCCCTGCCTGCCGGTGGCACCCACTTCCAGCGGATAGGTCTATGTAGTCCCTACATGGAGACTCCGCAAGGGGCACCTGTGACGGAGGGGACACCCTAAACGGCAACCAGGTGCCACCAGTGCATCGCCCCGTTGCAGCCAGAGCAAACGCCAAACCCATTCTTTCTCCTCTTAATTACCTACTCTTGACGGCGCCACGACCTAGAGACATGATCACCACTCTGGCATCATCTCTCCATTTCTTTTCCGGTTAAATACGACGATTTTGGGCTCTCCCTCTTCACGACCGTTACGCTTTCCATTCCTTTGTCCGACTCTTCGACTCGACTTCGTTGCGAAACTGACGATAGACCTGCCCCTCCTGGCTTTGCTCATCATACACGGCGTCATCACCAGCGTTTTCTTCGATACTCTAGGCCGCCTCTCCACGCATACTCCTCACTAATCGACGGGACTTACTGCCTCTATTTCTCTTCAAGGGACGACCGCCGTTCAGGCTTCTTGTAGCCTGCTTCAGTCCTTACATATCACTACATCACGATCCACGATGACCGAACCCGCGCGCCGCCAGACAGTCCCTTTGACCTGCCATGGCCACTCGCGGCCTGTCACCCACTTGAGCTTCTCCCCACTTGAAAAGGAAGATTCCTACTACATGATCTCTTCTTGCAAAGGTACCCATGGGTCTTTTACGGGTTAGCCAACAACCATACATGACGACGGTTACTGACGTGGCTCTTCACTACAGATGGCAACCCAATGCTCCGCGACGGCCAGACTGGTGATTGGATCGGCACCTTTCTAGGGCACAAGGGAGCTACATGGCAAGCAAGGCTCAGCCCTGATGCATCGACCGCTGCCACCTCGTCTGCGGACTTCAGTGCCAAGATCTGGGACACCCACACCGGCGAACTGCTCTATGTCCTCAAGCATGACCATATTGTCCGCGCCATTGCCTATCCGTACGAAAACTCCGGACTGCTGGCAACTGGCGGATACGAGAAGAAGCTTCGCATCTTTGACCTGGCGGATCAGAGGCCGGCTACTTCACCATCGGGCACCAGTCCCGAACCAGTCACAATTGACGCATCCAAAGCCTTTGAGATTGGCGAAGGGGTACACAAAGATATCATCAAGTTCATCGTCTGGGCTCGCGACCCCAACGTAATCATCACCGCGTCTGGCGACACGCTGCGCTGGTTCGATCTTCCCTCTCGTCGTTGTGTGCGTGAGGCGAAACTGGAAGGCGAGATCAAGTCATGCGAGCTGGTTTCACTTGCGCCTTCGCATAGCGCTCCCACCGATATCGGTGGCGGTTTGCCTGTCCTGGCGGT includes the following:
- a CDS encoding WD domain-containing protein — translated: MTEPARRQTVPLTCHGHSRPVTHLSFSPLEKEDSYYMISSCKDGNPMLRDGQTGDWIGTFLGHKGATWQARLSPDASTAATSSADFSAKIWDTHTGELLYVLKHDHIVRAIAYPYENSGLLATGGYEKKLRIFDLADQRPATSPSGTSPEPVTIDASKAFEIGEGVHKDIIKFIVWARDPNVIITASGDTLRWFDLPSRRCVREAKLEGEIKSCELVSLAPSHSAPTDIGGGLPVLAVAAGKTAYFWGGSRAEDELKRITLPHGIASVGLDLKGRKFVVGEEPGTWARVYTWDEGQEIDVHKGHHGPIWSIAFSPDGNLYATGSEDGTIKMWKNCDGYYGLWRGGVSGSGTD
- a CDS encoding phospholipase A-2-activating protein, which produces MVQEFKLSAQLKGHESDVRAVSFPAANVVLSASRDHTVRLWRKATSQSPFDDTIVSQGHGYINSLTFIPPTGEYPDGLVVSGGAEPIIEVKKPNATPDINAERLLVGHGHNVCTLDVSPDGKWLVSGSWDGKAIVWNTATWEMAHVLVHNMDNRGVWTVLAYDADTIITGSADNNVRVFRLKGATGLEIEASRTLSTGDVVRALCKLPSGLKGHPSGADFASAGNDNVIRLWKLSGKEVGKLQGHDSFIYSLAALPTGEIVSSGEDRTLRIWRGSECIQTITHPAISVWTVAVCPENGDIVSGASDNMVRVFTRSADRTADTQTIAQFEESVRSSAIPQQQVGSNINKEKLDTKDWMQTNSGTKDGQIKMIREEDGTIGAYQWSMGQQQWIHVGTVVDSAGSSGKKVSYNGQEYDYVFDVDIEDGKPPLKLPYNLSQNPYDAATKFLGDNELPISYLDNVANFITQNTQGATLGQANEAPSSDPYGTDSRYIPGQDSQPAKPKYLPHTEFLSLTSGKLEPALARLKTLNTKHIQAGNKHIAMNPDNVEILEELVKQLLQPASAAGKLANLDASKPILLTLVTQWPYADRLPALDILRCLAAWPAAASITDDRYGDIIDIAVRGALDVEDTVTADGSLSDFIANKLDATKANANSVMMALRTILNLFKLDDGRKLVASKAGVILSFMGHIVGLDGDKGVIGAENNNFQIALTSAAFNFACLFYRDRKLDANLDEIALLIMIVEATVRKQKDPEVLFRALMALGMVLSIGPQPVAEAKKQGVDAWLTPVIGQTREQRLKDVIQECLSYIRA